The Actinomycetota bacterium genome includes a region encoding these proteins:
- a CDS encoding 4-hydroxy-3-methylbut-2-enyl diphosphate reductase, translating to MLRASARRAALAFPAVSESVNLISPRGYCAGVDRAIETVDRLLEERGAPIYVRGE from the coding sequence ATGCTACGCGCAAGCGCACGTCGCGCCGCGCTAGCCTTCCCCGCCGTGAGCGAGAGCGTCAACCTGATCTCCCCGCGCGGCTACTGCGCCGGCGTGGACCGCGCCATCGAGACCGTCGACCGGCTGCTCGAGGAGCGCGGCGCGCCCATCTACGTGCGCGGCGAG
- a CDS encoding inositol monophosphatase gives MRTDPAHAHQALDIAMRAAEIAGRGLMARFERPAEGLTAKSTSTDLVSDADREAEHAILSIIRAERPGDAILSEESGEAEDGTSGLRWLVDPLDGTTNYLWGYPQWAVSIACHDDAGGLMGVVHDPIRGETFSAVRGGPAHLNGQVLTLEPSDDLGQALIGSGFGYDGVRRRRQATRLMGVIPHVRDMRRGGSAALDMAWVACGRLDAYYEFGVNAWDVAAGAVIVIAAGGEVQDIPAGPEGAPGTLAARPGLADPLRAVVDAAAGGIA, from the coding sequence GTGAGGACCGACCCTGCACACGCCCATCAGGCACTCGACATCGCCATGCGTGCCGCCGAGATCGCCGGCCGCGGCCTGATGGCGCGCTTCGAGCGTCCGGCCGAGGGCCTCACCGCCAAGAGCACGTCGACCGACCTGGTGAGCGACGCCGACCGCGAGGCCGAGCACGCGATCCTCTCCATCATCCGGGCCGAGCGGCCCGGCGATGCAATCCTCTCGGAGGAGTCCGGCGAGGCCGAGGACGGCACCTCAGGCCTGCGCTGGCTGGTCGATCCGCTGGACGGCACCACCAACTACCTCTGGGGGTACCCCCAGTGGGCGGTGAGCATCGCGTGCCACGACGACGCCGGTGGCCTCATGGGCGTGGTGCACGACCCCATCCGCGGCGAGACCTTCAGCGCCGTGCGGGGCGGGCCGGCGCACCTCAACGGACAGGTGCTCACGCTCGAGCCCAGCGACGACCTGGGCCAGGCGCTCATCGGCAGCGGGTTCGGATACGACGGCGTGCGCCGCCGCCGCCAGGCCACGCGCCTCATGGGAGTGATCCCCCACGTGCGCGACATGCGCCGCGGTGGGTCGGCGGCGCTCGACATGGCCTGGGTGGCCTGCGGCCGGCTGGACGCCTATTACGAGTTCGGGGTCAACGCCTGGGACGTCGCCGCGGGCGCGGTCATCGTGATCGCCGCCGGGGGCGAGGTGCAGGACATCCCCGCGGGCCCCGAGGGCGCCCCCGGCACCCTTGCCGCCCGCCCGGGCCTGGCCGACCCGCTGCGCGCAGTGGTGGACGCGGCGGCAGGGGGAATCGCCTAG
- the acnA gene encoding aconitate hydratase AcnA yields the protein MRGSPPCREYRPGRVTVVPLGQITRVASAVAPRTRGAVSRDPARGAPVSPSPDPFNARATLSAGGKDYAIWRLGALGRDLSRTPYVVKILIENVLRNAGGEFVGEDDVTALADWSPNSGLAREVPLLPARVVMQDFTGVPCVVDLAAMRDAMRDLGADPSRINPLVPADLVIDHSVQVDFFGTDQSFEENVEREYERNAERYALLRWAQQAFKDFRAVPPGTGIVHQVNLEYLASVVATRAVGGEVRAYPDSLVGTDSHTTMISGIGILGFGVGGIEAEANLLGQPINLPWPVVVGVKLTGQLQPGATATDLVLTLTEMLRAHGVVGKFVEYYGDGLSNITLADRATIANMGPEYGATTGIFPVDAEALRYLETTNRGHLVPLVEAYYREQGMFREDGDPDPRYDEHLALDLGDVVPSLSGPRRPQDRVVLPEVGKRFMDEYPEGMHVNGGGRHYDTLPVEIDGEVTEFGPASVAIAAITSCTNTSNPYVMVGAGLVAKRAVEKGLTVDPTVKTSFAPGSQVVTGYMEKSGLMDYLDQIKFNLVGYGCTTCIGNSGPLDEPVTKAIEENGLVVAAVLSGNRNFEGRVSPHVKAAFLASPPLVVAFALAGRVDIDLTTEPIGTGSDGRPVMLADIWPSADEVREIVEGTIDADLFREYYASVFDGDERWRAIPVPAGDTYAWDADSTYVQLPPFFEALTPDAPGVTDIVDARALAVLGDSVTTDHISPAGVIPVNSPAGEYLISKGVEPRDFNSFGSRRGNHEVMMRGTFGNIRLRNALAGGKEGNWTEHVTTGEIIPIYDASMRYQADGIPLVVLAGKEYGSGSSRDWAAKGTALLGVRAVIAQSFERIHRGNLVGMGVLPLQFLEGESAETLGLSGHETFTITGLADMEPRAILTVQLGDGRQFQVQSRIDGPNEMNYLRNGGILPTVLRRLYTESTAA from the coding sequence ATGCGGGGTTCACCTCCATGCAGGGAGTATCGTCCCGGAAGGGTCACGGTAGTCCCACTCGGGCAGATTACCCGTGTAGCCTCCGCCGTCGCCCCGCGGACGCGCGGGGCTGTGTCACGAGATCCCGCACGAGGAGCCCCAGTGAGCCCATCACCGGACCCGTTCAACGCACGCGCCACGCTTTCGGCGGGCGGCAAGGACTACGCCATCTGGCGCCTCGGCGCGCTGGGGCGCGACCTGTCGCGCACGCCGTACGTGGTGAAGATCCTCATCGAGAACGTGCTGCGCAACGCGGGCGGCGAGTTCGTGGGCGAGGACGACGTCACCGCGCTTGCCGACTGGTCGCCCAACTCGGGGCTGGCCCGCGAGGTCCCCCTCCTCCCCGCCCGCGTGGTGATGCAGGACTTCACCGGCGTGCCCTGCGTGGTCGACCTGGCCGCCATGCGCGACGCCATGCGCGACCTGGGCGCCGACCCCTCGCGCATCAACCCGCTGGTGCCGGCCGACCTCGTGATCGACCACTCGGTGCAGGTGGACTTCTTCGGCACGGATCAGTCGTTCGAGGAGAACGTGGAGCGCGAGTACGAGCGCAACGCCGAGCGCTACGCGCTGCTGCGCTGGGCCCAGCAGGCCTTCAAGGACTTCCGCGCCGTGCCGCCGGGCACGGGCATCGTGCACCAGGTCAACCTCGAATACCTGGCCAGCGTGGTGGCCACCCGCGCGGTGGGCGGCGAGGTGCGGGCCTACCCCGACTCGCTGGTGGGCACCGACTCGCATACCACCATGATCAGCGGCATCGGAATCCTGGGCTTCGGCGTGGGCGGCATCGAGGCCGAGGCCAACCTGCTCGGCCAGCCCATCAACCTGCCGTGGCCGGTCGTGGTGGGCGTCAAGCTCACCGGCCAGCTGCAGCCGGGCGCCACCGCCACCGACCTGGTGCTCACCCTCACCGAGATGCTGCGCGCCCACGGCGTGGTGGGCAAGTTCGTGGAGTACTACGGCGACGGCCTGTCCAACATCACGCTGGCCGACCGCGCCACCATCGCCAACATGGGCCCCGAGTACGGCGCCACCACGGGCATCTTCCCTGTTGACGCCGAGGCGCTGCGCTACCTCGAGACCACCAACCGCGGCCACCTCGTGCCGCTGGTGGAGGCCTACTACCGCGAGCAGGGGATGTTCCGCGAGGACGGCGACCCCGACCCGCGCTACGACGAGCACCTGGCGCTCGACCTGGGCGACGTGGTCCCGTCGCTGTCGGGCCCGCGCCGCCCGCAGGACCGCGTGGTGCTGCCCGAGGTCGGCAAGCGCTTCATGGACGAGTACCCCGAGGGCATGCACGTCAACGGCGGCGGCCGCCACTACGACACCCTGCCGGTGGAGATCGACGGCGAGGTGACCGAGTTCGGCCCCGCGTCGGTGGCCATCGCGGCCATCACCTCGTGCACCAACACGTCGAACCCCTACGTGATGGTGGGTGCCGGCCTGGTGGCCAAGCGCGCCGTGGAGAAGGGCCTCACGGTGGACCCCACCGTGAAGACCTCCTTCGCGCCGGGATCCCAGGTGGTCACCGGCTACATGGAGAAGTCGGGGCTCATGGACTACCTCGACCAGATCAAGTTCAACTTGGTCGGGTACGGCTGCACCACCTGCATCGGCAACTCGGGCCCGCTCGATGAGCCGGTGACCAAGGCCATCGAGGAGAACGGGCTCGTGGTGGCCGCGGTGCTCTCGGGCAACCGCAACTTCGAGGGCCGCGTGAGCCCGCACGTGAAGGCGGCCTTCCTGGCCTCACCGCCCTTGGTGGTGGCCTTCGCGCTGGCCGGCCGCGTGGACATCGACCTCACCACCGAGCCCATCGGCACGGGCAGCGACGGCCGGCCCGTGATGCTCGCCGACATCTGGCCCTCGGCCGATGAGGTGCGCGAGATCGTGGAGGGCACCATCGACGCCGACCTGTTCCGCGAGTATTACGCATCGGTGTTCGACGGCGACGAGCGCTGGCGGGCAATCCCGGTGCCGGCCGGCGACACCTACGCCTGGGATGCCGACAGCACATACGTGCAGCTGCCGCCGTTCTTCGAGGCCCTCACGCCGGACGCCCCGGGAGTGACCGACATCGTCGACGCCCGCGCCCTGGCCGTGCTGGGCGACTCGGTCACCACCGACCACATCTCGCCCGCCGGCGTGATCCCGGTCAACTCCCCTGCCGGTGAGTACCTCATCAGCAAGGGCGTGGAGCCGCGTGACTTCAACTCGTTCGGCAGCCGACGCGGCAACCACGAGGTAATGATGCGCGGCACCTTCGGAAACATCCGCCTGCGCAACGCGCTGGCCGGTGGCAAGGAGGGCAACTGGACCGAGCACGTCACCACCGGTGAGATCATCCCGATCTACGACGCCTCCATGCGCTACCAGGCCGACGGCATCCCGCTCGTGGTGCTGGCGGGCAAGGAGTACGGATCGGGGTCCAGCCGCGACTGGGCCGCCAAGGGCACGGCGCTCCTGGGCGTGCGCGCGGTCATCGCGCAGTCGTTCGAGCGCATCCACCGCGGCAACCTCGTCGGCATGGGCGTGCTGCCCCTGCAGTTCCTCGAGGGCGAGTCGGCGGAGACCCTTGGCCTGTCCGGCCACGAGACCTTCACCATCACGGGCCTCGCCGACATGGAGCCCCGGGCAATCCTCACCGTGCAGCTGGGTGACGGCCGCCAGTTCCAGGTGCAAAGCCGCATCGACGGCCCGAACGAGATGAACTACCTGCGCAACGGAGGCATCCTGCCCACGGTGCTGCGGCGCCTGTACACGGAGAGCACCGCGGCATAA
- the ettA gene encoding energy-dependent translational throttle protein EttA, producing the protein MSTNEFIYQMHKVRMSYPPDKVVLDDITLAFLPGAKIGVLGLNGAGKSTLLKIMAGEVTPSNGDAMPGKGVKVGYLPQEPRLDETKDVRANVEEGVAERRDLLNRFNEMSAKLGEPMEPDEMQALLEDYQKVQDAIERTNSWDLDRQVEVAMDALRVPPGDADLTTLSGGEKRRVALCRLLLSAPDMLLLDEPTNHLDAESVGWLERFLDEYPGTVVAVTHDRYFLDNVAGWILELDNGRGIPWQGNYSSWLDQKEKRLAQEEKQASKRQKAIARELEWVRTNPKGRQAKSKARVANYEQLVAEEADVQKRGGAADIRIPLAPRLGDKVVEATGLSKAFGDKLLFDDLSFSLPPGGIVGIIGPNGAGKTTLFRMITGQEQPDGGSLDIGETVRMAYVDQSRDELDPKKTVYDEIAGGRDVIDLGGGNEVQARAYTAAFNFRGSDQQKPVGQLSGGERNRVHMAKMLSGGGNLLLLDEPTNDLDVDTLRALETALETFSGCAVIITHDRWFLDREATHILAFEGDSNVVWFEGSYSEYEENRRTRMGVDADTPHRIRYRRLTTPA; encoded by the coding sequence ATGTCCACAAATGAATTCATCTACCAGATGCACAAGGTGCGGATGTCGTACCCACCCGACAAGGTGGTGCTGGACGACATCACGCTGGCATTCCTGCCCGGCGCCAAGATCGGCGTGCTGGGGCTCAACGGCGCGGGCAAGAGCACGTTGCTCAAGATCATGGCCGGCGAGGTGACGCCCAGCAACGGCGACGCCATGCCGGGCAAGGGCGTGAAGGTGGGCTACCTGCCGCAGGAGCCGCGGCTGGACGAGACCAAGGATGTCCGCGCCAATGTGGAGGAGGGCGTGGCCGAGAGGCGCGACCTGCTCAACCGCTTCAACGAGATGAGCGCGAAGCTGGGCGAGCCCATGGAGCCCGACGAGATGCAGGCCCTGCTCGAGGACTACCAGAAGGTGCAGGACGCCATCGAGCGCACCAATTCATGGGACCTCGACCGGCAGGTGGAGGTGGCAATGGACGCCCTGCGCGTGCCGCCCGGTGATGCCGACCTCACCACGCTCTCCGGCGGCGAGAAGCGCCGGGTGGCGCTGTGCCGCCTGCTGCTCTCGGCCCCCGACATGCTGCTGCTCGACGAGCCCACCAACCACCTCGACGCCGAGTCGGTCGGGTGGCTCGAGAGGTTCCTCGACGAGTACCCCGGCACCGTGGTGGCCGTCACCCACGACCGGTACTTCCTCGACAACGTGGCCGGGTGGATCCTCGAGCTCGACAACGGGCGGGGCATCCCCTGGCAGGGCAACTACTCCTCGTGGCTCGACCAGAAGGAGAAGCGCCTGGCCCAGGAGGAGAAGCAGGCCAGCAAGCGCCAGAAGGCCATCGCACGTGAGCTCGAGTGGGTGCGCACCAACCCCAAGGGCCGCCAGGCCAAGAGCAAGGCCCGCGTGGCCAACTACGAGCAGCTGGTGGCCGAGGAGGCCGACGTGCAGAAACGCGGCGGCGCAGCGGACATCCGGATCCCGCTGGCTCCCCGCCTGGGCGACAAGGTGGTGGAGGCCACGGGCCTGTCGAAGGCCTTCGGCGACAAGTTGCTGTTCGACGACCTGTCGTTCTCGCTGCCGCCCGGCGGCATCGTGGGCATCATCGGCCCGAACGGCGCCGGCAAGACCACCCTGTTCCGCATGATCACGGGGCAGGAGCAGCCGGACGGCGGGTCACTGGACATCGGCGAGACCGTGCGCATGGCCTACGTGGACCAAAGCCGCGATGAGCTCGATCCGAAGAAGACCGTGTACGACGAGATCGCGGGCGGCCGCGACGTCATCGACCTCGGCGGCGGCAACGAGGTGCAGGCGCGTGCCTACACCGCGGCGTTCAACTTCCGGGGAAGCGACCAGCAGAAGCCCGTGGGCCAGCTGTCGGGCGGCGAGCGCAACCGCGTGCACATGGCCAAGATGCTCTCGGGGGGCGGCAACCTGCTGCTGCTCGACGAGCCCACCAACGACCTCGACGTGGACACCCTGCGCGCGCTCGAGACCGCGCTCGAGACCTTTTCGGGGTGCGCGGTGATCATCACCCACGATCGCTGGTTCCTCGACCGCGAGGCCACGCACATCCTGGCCTTCGAGGGCGACAGCAACGTGGTGTGGTTCGAGGGCTCCTACTCGGAGTACGAGGAGAACCGTCGTACCCGGATGGGCGTGGACGCCGACACCCCGCACCGCATCAGGTACCGCAGGCTCACCACGCCGGCCTAG
- a CDS encoding tetratricopeptide repeat protein, translating to MDVTEGSFQADVIERSHEVPVVVDFWAEWCGPCRQLGPIIEDAVGRRGGDVVLAKVDIDANPGLAQMFRVMSIPAVKAFRDGEVVGEFVGLVAPAQMEAFLDKLVPSKVDILVAEGDADSLREAIFRDAGRTDARIALAHVLFDDGELEEADEVLAPAEHDPIAAGLRARIRLMGCDVPDVQAGLAALEREDWQQAFASLVDAATTTGDKVLKDDLRKMLIGQFRELGDSHPLVPEYRKKLARAFH from the coding sequence ATGGACGTGACCGAAGGCTCTTTCCAGGCAGATGTGATCGAGCGGTCGCACGAGGTTCCGGTGGTCGTCGACTTCTGGGCCGAGTGGTGCGGGCCGTGCCGGCAGCTCGGGCCGATCATCGAGGATGCCGTCGGGCGCCGCGGTGGGGACGTGGTGCTGGCCAAGGTGGACATCGATGCCAACCCGGGGCTGGCGCAGATGTTCCGGGTGATGAGCATCCCGGCGGTGAAGGCCTTCCGCGACGGCGAGGTGGTGGGGGAGTTCGTGGGGCTCGTGGCGCCCGCGCAGATGGAGGCCTTCCTCGACAAGCTGGTGCCGAGCAAGGTCGACATCCTGGTGGCCGAGGGCGACGCCGACAGCCTGCGCGAGGCCATCTTCCGCGACGCCGGGCGCACCGACGCGCGCATCGCGCTGGCCCATGTGCTGTTCGACGACGGCGAACTCGAGGAGGCCGACGAGGTGCTGGCGCCCGCCGAGCACGACCCCATCGCCGCCGGCCTCAGGGCACGCATCAGGCTGATGGGCTGCGATGTGCCCGACGTTCAGGCCGGCCTCGCCGCGCTCGAGCGCGAGGACTGGCAGCAGGCGTTCGCCAGCCTGGTGGATGCCGCCACCACCACGGGCGACAAGGTGCTCAAGGACGACCTGCGCAAGATGCTCATCGGTCAGTTCCGTGAGCTCGGTGACAGTCACCCCCTGGTGCCCGAGTACCGCAAGAAGCTCGCCCGCGCATTCCACTGA
- a CDS encoding cupin domain-containing protein translates to MEIRAYGDAVPFTTTDGSTIRSLLDLSVAPVANHSLAEAALPPGGQTDRHHHKVSEEMYYLVEGEALMEIDGEERTVTTGDAILIPVGSWHQITNTGSGEMRMLVTCAPPWTAEDTYFA, encoded by the coding sequence ATGGAGATCCGTGCCTACGGCGACGCCGTGCCCTTCACCACCACCGATGGCAGCACCATCCGGTCGCTGCTCGACCTCTCGGTGGCGCCCGTGGCCAACCACAGCCTGGCCGAGGCCGCGCTGCCTCCCGGCGGGCAGACCGACCGGCATCACCACAAGGTGTCGGAGGAGATGTACTACCTCGTGGAGGGCGAGGCGCTCATGGAGATCGATGGCGAGGAGCGCACGGTGACCACCGGCGATGCGATCCTCATTCCCGTGGGCTCATGGCACCAGATCACCAACACCGGGTCGGGCGAGATGCGCATGCTCGTCACCTGCGCGCCGCCGTGGACCGCGGAGGACACCTACTTCGCGTGA
- a CDS encoding iron ABC transporter permease: protein MNWRAVGATALALALTVPFALPFAYLVARNAQDLGGLWSALSDDRLVGPLMRSLALGISVALAAAVLGTLAAWLVARTDLRARRTWALLLCLPLVIPSFVGALALIAAFAPGGLVEQVLGIGFLPEVSGFNGAFVVLTLLTYPYVFLLVMARLRTLSPTLEESARMLGRRPMQVFTTVVLPQARAAVAAGALLVFLYVISDFGAVQLLRYDTLTRAIYSDRLLDPITSIALSLVLGVIAVAVVAMERRSSRVGLRDQSRAGAVLEVPLGRWRAPAYAFLVLLIGFSLVAPIAVLLFWAIRGLVNGSADSASVVADPSLIVQPLLSTAGISVVTAIVAIFIVLPIAYRSVRRPGRLGEVLAGTVVGGFALPGLVTALAFVFFTLSTPGPLGALYQTLPLLVLAYVVHHGALALGAAQSAVAGIPARLDDAARIMGRSRIRRFAGVELPLMLPSLAAGAGLVLLSTAKELPATLLLAPPGFSTLAIEVWQAAELAAYEEAAIFALVLVAISAVLTWFLVVRQALRSWSTPAPMHAMPPGAESPTGSRSPEPTTP, encoded by the coding sequence GTGAACTGGCGCGCCGTGGGCGCCACCGCGCTGGCGTTGGCGCTCACGGTGCCCTTCGCGCTGCCCTTCGCGTACCTCGTGGCGAGGAACGCGCAGGATCTCGGCGGACTGTGGAGCGCGCTGTCGGACGACCGGCTGGTGGGCCCGCTCATGCGCAGCCTCGCGCTGGGCATATCGGTTGCATTGGCGGCCGCGGTGCTCGGCACCCTTGCCGCGTGGCTGGTGGCGCGCACCGACCTGCGCGCGCGTAGGACCTGGGCGCTGCTGCTGTGCCTGCCGCTGGTCATCCCGTCGTTCGTGGGTGCGCTGGCGCTCATCGCCGCGTTCGCCCCCGGCGGCCTGGTGGAGCAGGTGCTGGGCATCGGGTTCCTCCCCGAGGTCAGCGGCTTCAACGGCGCCTTCGTGGTGCTCACGCTGCTCACCTATCCCTACGTGTTCCTGCTCGTGATGGCGCGGCTTCGCACGCTGTCGCCCACCCTCGAGGAGTCGGCGCGCATGCTGGGTCGCCGACCCATGCAGGTATTCACCACCGTGGTGCTGCCGCAGGCGCGGGCGGCGGTGGCCGCGGGCGCGCTGCTGGTGTTCCTCTACGTGATCAGCGACTTCGGCGCGGTGCAACTGCTGCGCTACGACACCCTCACCCGCGCCATCTACTCCGACCGCCTGCTCGATCCCATCACGTCCATTGCCCTGAGCCTGGTGCTGGGCGTGATCGCCGTGGCCGTGGTGGCCATGGAGCGCCGCTCATCGCGCGTGGGCCTGCGCGACCAGTCGCGCGCCGGCGCGGTGCTCGAGGTGCCGCTCGGAAGGTGGCGCGCGCCGGCCTACGCCTTCCTGGTGCTGCTCATCGGCTTCTCGCTGGTGGCGCCCATCGCGGTGCTGCTGTTCTGGGCAATCCGCGGGCTGGTCAACGGATCGGCCGACAGCGCGTCCGTGGTGGCCGACCCCAGCCTGATCGTGCAGCCGCTGCTCAGCACCGCGGGGATCAGCGTGGTCACGGCGATCGTGGCGATCTTCATCGTGCTGCCCATCGCCTACCGCAGCGTGCGCCGCCCGGGCCGGCTGGGCGAGGTGCTCGCCGGCACCGTGGTGGGCGGCTTCGCCCTGCCGGGGCTGGTCACCGCCCTGGCCTTCGTGTTCTTCACGCTGTCCACCCCGGGCCCGCTCGGCGCGCTGTACCAGACCCTCCCCCTGCTGGTTCTGGCCTACGTGGTGCACCACGGGGCACTGGCCCTGGGCGCCGCGCAATCGGCGGTCGCGGGAATACCCGCGCGCCTCGACGACGCCGCGCGCATCATGGGGCGAAGTCGCATCCGCCGCTTCGCGGGGGTCGAACTCCCCCTGATGCTGCCGAGCCTGGCGGCGGGCGCGGGCCTGGTGCTGCTCTCCACGGCCAAGGAGCTTCCCGCCACCCTGCTGCTGGCCCCGCCCGGGTTCTCGACCCTGGCAATCGAGGTATGGCAGGCGGCCGAGCTCGCGGCCTACGAGGAGGCCGCCATCTTCGCCCTGGTGCTGGTGGCCATCTCGGCCGTGCTCACGTGGTTCCTCGTGGTGCGCCAGGCGCTCCGGTCGTGGTCCACGCCAGCGCCGATGCATGCGATGCCCCCGGGCGCCGAATCGCCAACCGGAAGCCGCAGCCCCGAGCCCACCACTCCCTGA
- a CDS encoding extracellular solute-binding protein yields the protein MAIHPRAIIGASIAVLASALLLAACGSSDTASTAATASTTGDGAALTVYSGREEEYMEPVFEAYEKKTGTDLQVRYGDSADLALLVSEEGDRSPADVFVAQSPISQSFLDQQKLLSPLPQAVLDRVPDNLRSADGDWIGIAGRQRVLIYNTDLVKESDLPKSVLELTGAKYRDKVAVAPSNASFQDFVAALDQLEGTETTNEWLKGMAANGAKAYAKNSAIAEAVARGEIPMGLVNHYYVLEIKKDDPSAPVAAYRFPGTDPGSLFLVATASVPTASPDKQQADDLVGFLVSDEGQKLIIGGEGEYPTATGVNPPEGAPSLTKGDYPAYDLTGNTDLKAVAEQIRESGLAQ from the coding sequence TTGGCCATCCATCCTCGCGCCATCATCGGCGCATCCATCGCCGTCCTAGCATCCGCCCTGCTGCTCGCCGCATGCGGCAGCAGCGATACCGCATCAACCGCCGCTACGGCATCGACGACGGGAGATGGGGCGGCGCTCACCGTGTACTCGGGGCGCGAGGAGGAGTACATGGAGCCGGTCTTCGAAGCCTACGAGAAGAAGACCGGCACCGACCTTCAGGTGCGCTACGGCGACTCGGCCGACCTGGCCCTGCTGGTGTCGGAGGAGGGCGATCGCAGCCCGGCCGACGTGTTCGTGGCGCAGAGCCCCATCTCGCAGTCGTTCCTCGACCAGCAGAAGCTGCTCTCGCCGCTGCCCCAGGCGGTGCTCGACCGCGTGCCCGACAACCTGCGCTCGGCCGATGGCGACTGGATCGGCATCGCCGGGCGCCAGCGGGTGCTCATCTACAACACAGACCTGGTGAAGGAGTCGGACCTGCCGAAGTCGGTGCTGGAGCTCACGGGCGCGAAGTACCGCGACAAGGTGGCCGTGGCGCCGTCCAACGCATCGTTTCAGGACTTCGTCGCGGCGCTCGACCAGCTGGAGGGCACCGAGACCACCAACGAGTGGCTCAAGGGCATGGCGGCCAATGGCGCCAAGGCCTACGCCAAGAACAGCGCCATCGCCGAGGCCGTGGCCCGCGGGGAGATCCCCATGGGGCTGGTGAACCACTACTACGTGCTCGAGATCAAGAAGGACGATCCCTCGGCGCCCGTGGCCGCCTACAGGTTCCCCGGCACCGACCCGGGAAGCCTGTTCCTCGTGGCCACCGCATCGGTGCCGACGGCCTCGCCCGACAAGCAGCAGGCCGACGACCTCGTTGGGTTCCTGGTGTCGGATGAGGGGCAGAAGCTCATCATCGGCGGCGAGGGCGAGTACCCCACCGCAACGGGCGTGAACCCACCCGAGGGCGCTCCGTCGCTCACCAAGGGCGACTACCCGGCATACGACCTGACCGGCAACACCGACCTCAAGGCCGTGGCCGAGCAGATCAGGGAGAGCGGGCTCGCGCAGTAG
- a CDS encoding ABC transporter ATP-binding protein: MLGGRPVLRGIDLDVPAGTVLALLGPSGCGKTTLLRCIAGLDLPDAGLVVVDDFTVSGPECFVLPEKRRIGMVFQEPALFPNRTVGGNVGYGLPRGERSGPRVERALALVGLTGTTERMPATLSGGQQQRVALARALAAEPSLILLDEPFSALDAPLRAELRGEVRRLLAAAGATAVFVTHDQEEAFLIGDQVALMLEGRIAQVGTPDDLYERPESRQVATFVGDANLLPAEAEGDVALTPVGRVPLARPAHGRVEVVIRPECIAACEGGDAIVERIEYYGHDAVIVTSSRGCPVRCRVMGKPPFDTGDRIGLEYVGEPSVAFAPQGFI; this comes from the coding sequence ATGCTGGGCGGGCGCCCGGTGCTGCGCGGCATCGATCTCGACGTTCCCGCCGGCACCGTGCTGGCCCTGCTCGGCCCCAGTGGCTGCGGCAAGACCACCCTGCTGCGGTGCATCGCGGGCCTCGACCTCCCCGATGCCGGCCTGGTGGTGGTGGACGACTTCACGGTGTCGGGGCCCGAGTGCTTCGTGCTGCCTGAGAAGCGCCGCATCGGCATGGTGTTCCAGGAGCCCGCGCTCTTCCCCAACCGCACCGTGGGCGGCAACGTGGGCTACGGCCTACCGCGGGGCGAGCGCAGCGGACCGCGCGTGGAGCGCGCCCTGGCCCTGGTGGGCCTCACCGGCACCACCGAGCGCATGCCCGCCACGCTGTCGGGCGGGCAGCAGCAGCGCGTGGCGCTGGCCCGCGCGCTCGCCGCCGAGCCCTCGCTGATCCTTCTCGACGAGCCATTCTCGGCCCTCGACGCCCCGCTGCGCGCCGAGCTGCGCGGCGAGGTGCGCCGCCTGCTCGCGGCGGCCGGCGCCACGGCGGTGTTCGTCACGCACGACCAGGAGGAGGCCTTCCTGATCGGCGACCAGGTGGCGCTGATGCTCGAGGGACGCATCGCCCAGGTGGGCACGCCCGACGACCTCTACGAGCGCCCCGAGAGCCGCCAGGTGGCCACCTTCGTGGGTGACGCCAACCTGCTGCCCGCCGAGGCCGAGGGCGATGTGGCGCTCACCCCGGTGGGCCGGGTGCCGCTGGCCCGCCCGGCGCACGGACGCGTGGAGGTGGTAATACGCCCCGAGTGCATCGCGGCGTGCGAGGGCGGTGACGCCATCGTGGAGCGCATCGAGTACTACGGCCATGATGCCGTCATCGTCACCAGCAGCCGCGGATGCCCCGTGCGATGCCGGGTGATGGGCAAGCCCCCGTTCGATACCGGGGACCGCATCGGGCTCGAGTACGTGGGCGAGCCCAGCGTGGCGTTCGCGCCCCAGGGTTTTATCTAA